A DNA window from Micromonospora inyonensis contains the following coding sequences:
- a CDS encoding RNA-protein complex protein Nop10 has protein sequence MTSQILSVVFGGLMPGFLLGLLAFRVKSRWCPRCGEHTEPAHPAERR, from the coding sequence GTGACGTCCCAGATCCTGTCGGTCGTGTTCGGCGGGCTGATGCCGGGGTTCCTGCTCGGCCTGCTCGCCTTCCGGGTCAAGTCCCGCTGGTGTCCGCGCTGCGGCGAGCACACCGAACCCGCCCACCCGGCGGAGCGGCGATGA
- a CDS encoding NF041680 family putative transposase: MISVHDAARGSAVGDLATFRTELHRCLSARADALFELADAVLCADGPVRSLPALSLVAEHRRGHGALYDALGAGRIDVERLRTVVASMPMPRAADGRIVLAVDVTCWLRPEAHTVPERILCHTYGRGKDQHIGVPGWPYSFVVALESGRSSWTAPLDAVRLAPGTELAAVTAEQLRAVVDRLITAGHWQPGDPAVWVVMDAGYDAARLAWLLRDLPVRVLARMRSDRVLRRPPGPWIPGPKCGRPPRHGSEFIFGDPASWGTPDVTTVTETRLYGTATARAWHRLHPRLTRRAAWADCPELPILEGTLIRLDVQRLPSGATAKPVWLWWFTGLGHQSGGDNPDPTMIDLLCQAFLRRFDIEHTFRLLKQTLGWCVPKLRDPHAADRWTWLIIAAYTQLRLARPLASDLRRPWERPAPPERLTPARVRRGFRHLRANSPCPAGAPKPTRPGPGRPPGRPNRHPTRRYDVHIATSNATRKTTSSKKKSANPRPRRTG; the protein is encoded by the coding sequence ATGATCAGTGTGCATGACGCCGCGCGTGGAAGCGCGGTTGGGGACCTCGCGACGTTCCGTACGGAACTGCATCGCTGTCTGAGCGCCAGAGCTGATGCGCTGTTCGAGTTGGCCGACGCGGTGTTGTGCGCGGACGGGCCGGTACGGTCGCTGCCGGCCTTGTCCCTGGTGGCGGAGCACCGTCGAGGTCACGGCGCGTTGTACGACGCGCTTGGCGCCGGTCGGATCGATGTGGAACGGTTGCGGACCGTGGTGGCCTCGATGCCGATGCCACGGGCCGCCGACGGGCGGATCGTCCTGGCCGTGGATGTCACCTGCTGGCTGCGGCCGGAAGCGCACACCGTGCCGGAGCGGATCCTGTGCCACACCTACGGCCGTGGCAAAGACCAGCACATCGGTGTGCCGGGCTGGCCGTACTCGTTTGTGGTGGCCCTGGAGTCCGGGCGCAGTTCGTGGACCGCGCCGCTGGACGCGGTCCGGCTGGCCCCGGGCACCGAGCTGGCCGCGGTCACCGCCGAGCAGCTGCGCGCGGTGGTGGACCGCCTGATCACCGCCGGGCACTGGCAGCCTGGTGACCCGGCGGTCTGGGTGGTGATGGATGCCGGCTACGACGCGGCCCGGCTGGCCTGGCTGCTACGGGACCTGCCGGTACGCGTCCTGGCCCGGATGCGATCCGACCGGGTGCTGCGCCGCCCGCCGGGGCCATGGATACCGGGCCCCAAGTGCGGTCGGCCACCACGGCATGGCAGCGAGTTCATCTTCGGCGACCCGGCCAGCTGGGGCACCCCGGACGTCACCACCGTGACCGAGACCCGCCTCTACGGCACCGCGACCGCCCGTGCCTGGCACCGGCTGCACCCCAGGCTGACCCGCCGCGCCGCCTGGGCCGACTGCCCTGAGCTGCCCATCCTGGAAGGCACCCTCATCCGCCTGGACGTGCAACGGCTGCCCTCCGGCGCGACCGCGAAGCCGGTCTGGCTGTGGTGGTTCACCGGCCTCGGCCACCAGTCCGGCGGCGACAACCCCGACCCGACCATGATCGACCTGCTGTGTCAGGCGTTCCTACGCCGTTTCGACATCGAACACACCTTCCGGCTGCTCAAGCAGACCCTCGGCTGGTGCGTGCCGAAACTGCGCGACCCGCACGCCGCCGACCGCTGGACCTGGCTGATCATCGCCGCCTACACCCAGCTACGGCTAGCCCGCCCCCTCGCCTCCGACCTGCGTCGCCCCTGGGAACGACCAGCCCCACCCGAACGGCTCACCCCCGCCCGGGTCCGCCGCGGATTTCGGCACCTGCGCGCCAACAGCCCCTGTCCCGCCGGTGCACCGAAACCCACCCGACCAGGACCCGGCCGCCCACCCGGACGACCCAACCGCCATCCCACCCGCCGCTACGACGTCCACATCGCCACCAGCAACGCGACCAGGAAGACAACCTCTTCGAAGAAGAAATCGGCCAATCCCCGGCCGCGCCGCACAGGTTAA
- a CDS encoding alpha/beta fold hydrolase, which produces MPPAWRETVARLVPTAALVTVPGAAHNVATTAPARVADAVRAFLTRPDLLDGQVDTHAHR; this is translated from the coding sequence GTGCCGCCCGCCTGGCGGGAGACGGTCGCCCGACTGGTCCCCACGGCGGCTCTGGTGACCGTGCCCGGCGCGGCGCACAACGTCGCCACCACGGCACCGGCGCGGGTGGCCGACGCGGTCCGCGCCTTCCTCACCCGACCCGACCTCCTCGACGGACAGGTGGACACCCATGCGCATCGGTAA
- a CDS encoding FAD-dependent monooxygenase: MCDVVIVGAGPTGLWLAAELRLGGAAVVVLEAREERDPHSKALTIHPRTLELFDCRGVLEAFLAEGLRIPNGHFAGLPDRLDFSQLDTPYPFTLALLQARTEELLEERARRLGATIRRGKRVEGLTAEGVTLAGGEVIAGRYVVGCDGTRSTVRTAAGIDFPGTDTTTWGSLGDVVLGAPPAGGVNVAGPDGGLMIVPLPGGIHRIVLGDPTTDHPAWPGELTLDELRATVRRIAGTDYGMRDPKWLSRFGNATRQAAQYRKGNVLLAGDAAHMHFPTGGVGMNVGIQDAHNLGWKLAAVVTGRAPESLLDTYHEERHPVGADLLQHTRAQTALMNAAYTAEGQALRAVISALIATAPDMSRQLAERLSGLDVTYATGRRVADQQLPGGRLFELLRTGATVDTKAGTVRADGHLAA, encoded by the coding sequence ATGTGCGACGTCGTCATCGTGGGCGCCGGCCCCACCGGCCTGTGGCTCGCCGCTGAGCTGCGGCTGGGCGGGGCGGCCGTGGTCGTTCTGGAAGCACGCGAGGAACGGGACCCGCACTCCAAGGCGCTCACCATCCATCCGCGTACGCTCGAGCTCTTCGATTGCCGGGGTGTGCTGGAGGCGTTCCTGGCTGAGGGCTTGCGGATTCCGAACGGGCACTTCGCCGGATTGCCGGACCGGCTTGACTTTTCTCAGCTGGACACGCCGTACCCGTTCACCCTGGCCCTGCTCCAGGCGCGCACGGAAGAACTCCTCGAAGAGCGGGCTCGCCGGTTGGGCGCGACCATCCGGCGAGGTAAGCGGGTCGAAGGCCTGACCGCCGAAGGTGTGACACTGGCGGGCGGCGAGGTCATCGCCGGTCGCTATGTCGTCGGCTGCGACGGCACGCGCAGCACCGTGCGCACCGCCGCGGGCATCGATTTCCCCGGCACCGACACCACCACCTGGGGCTCACTCGGTGACGTCGTGCTCGGCGCACCGCCGGCGGGAGGCGTCAACGTGGCCGGCCCGGACGGCGGTCTGATGATCGTCCCGCTGCCCGGCGGGATCCACCGCATCGTCCTCGGAGATCCCACCACTGACCACCCGGCGTGGCCCGGCGAACTCACCCTCGATGAACTACGCGCCACGGTGCGCCGGATCGCCGGAACCGACTACGGCATGCGGGACCCGAAGTGGCTGTCTCGTTTCGGCAACGCCACCCGGCAAGCCGCGCAATACCGCAAGGGCAACGTGCTGCTGGCCGGCGACGCCGCGCACATGCACTTCCCGACCGGCGGAGTCGGTATGAACGTCGGTATCCAGGACGCCCACAACCTCGGCTGGAAACTCGCAGCTGTGGTCACCGGCCGGGCCCCCGAATCGCTGCTGGACACCTACCACGAGGAAAGGCACCCGGTCGGCGCCGACCTGCTCCAACACACCCGTGCCCAGACCGCCCTAATGAACGCCGCCTACACCGCCGAGGGCCAGGCGCTGCGCGCGGTGATCAGCGCCTTGATCGCCACCGCGCCGGACATGTCCCGGCAGTTGGCCGAGCGGCTCTCCGGCCTGGACGTCACCTACGCCACCGGCCGCCGCGTCGCCGACCAGCAGCTGCCCGGCGGTCGCCTCTTCGAGCTGCTGCGCACCGGTGCGACCGTCGATACCAAGGCCGGAACCGTGCGGGCGGACGGCCACCTCGCTGCTTGA
- a CDS encoding alpha/beta fold hydrolase, producing the protein MNAPPVPAPRGAGHDRTTGPAPEGFGWAQLRLALAAPRPVAGLTSEHRLVDGIRTHCRRSATPAGGQLPVLLVHGLAVSHRYLTPLATALAPTHPVYVPDLPGFGLSGPPPRPYDAVRHAAHLAAWLEAYALAPVCVLGHSFGAEVAAALAARHPDAVRAVVLAGPTSDPAARSRWGQARRWLLDTTREARLQLPVLLRDVRDAGPHRVYATLAHSVRNPVETTWPGSPCPPWCSPARGIRSCRPPGGRRSPDWSPRRLW; encoded by the coding sequence GTGAACGCCCCGCCCGTCCCGGCCCCGAGGGGTGCCGGGCACGACCGGACGACCGGCCCGGCACCGGAGGGGTTCGGCTGGGCGCAGCTACGGCTCGCGCTGGCCGCACCGCGCCCGGTGGCGGGGCTGACCAGCGAACACCGGCTAGTGGACGGGATCCGCACGCACTGCCGGCGCTCCGCCACCCCGGCCGGTGGGCAGCTGCCCGTACTGCTGGTGCACGGCCTCGCCGTCTCGCACCGGTACCTCACCCCGCTCGCCACCGCCCTGGCCCCCACGCATCCGGTCTACGTGCCGGACCTGCCCGGCTTCGGGTTGAGCGGGCCGCCCCCACGGCCGTACGACGCGGTCCGGCACGCCGCGCACCTGGCCGCCTGGCTGGAGGCGTACGCCCTGGCGCCGGTCTGCGTGCTCGGGCACTCGTTCGGCGCGGAGGTGGCCGCCGCGCTCGCCGCCCGGCACCCCGACGCGGTACGGGCGGTCGTGCTGGCCGGGCCGACCAGCGACCCGGCCGCCCGGTCCCGGTGGGGCCAGGCCCGCCGGTGGCTGCTGGACACCACCCGCGAGGCGAGGCTCCAACTTCCGGTCCTGCTCCGCGACGTCCGCGACGCCGGCCCGCACCGGGTGTACGCCACCCTGGCGCACTCGGTGCGCAACCCGGTGGAGACGACCTGGCCCGGATCACCGTGCCCACCCTGGTGCTCACCGGCGCGCGGGATCCGATCGTGCCGCCCGCCTGGCGGGAGACGGTCGCCCGACTGGTCCCCACGGCGGCTCTGGTGA
- a CDS encoding TetR/AcrR family transcriptional regulator C-terminal domain-containing protein: protein MTKSQADVVRVALELLDEQGVGAVSMRAIAQRLGVRMNTVLWHAKSKARLDELMADAIVAGASLDGLPTPWHERAAEIARRYRAALLAHRDGATVVAGTYAAEPATLDLADTLIAALLDGGYPEREAAWTAFNLVYFVLGLAQEEQALPQRPITAEAIGERSALQRVLPALNDVSFDERFAFGVARLLAR, encoded by the coding sequence GTGACCAAGAGTCAAGCGGATGTGGTCCGCGTCGCCCTGGAACTCCTCGACGAGCAAGGCGTCGGCGCGGTCTCGATGCGCGCCATCGCGCAACGTCTGGGCGTACGCATGAACACCGTGCTGTGGCACGCGAAGAGCAAGGCCCGCCTCGACGAACTGATGGCCGACGCGATCGTCGCCGGTGCCTCCCTCGACGGGCTGCCCACGCCCTGGCACGAAAGGGCCGCCGAGATAGCCCGGCGCTACCGGGCCGCCCTACTCGCCCACCGCGACGGCGCGACCGTGGTAGCCGGGACGTACGCCGCCGAGCCGGCCACCCTGGACCTGGCCGATACCCTGATCGCGGCACTGCTCGACGGTGGCTACCCGGAGCGCGAGGCCGCCTGGACCGCGTTCAATCTGGTCTACTTCGTGCTCGGCCTGGCCCAGGAGGAACAGGCGCTGCCCCAGCGACCGATCACCGCAGAGGCAATCGGCGAGCGGTCCGCACTGCAACGGGTGCTGCCCGCCCTCAACGACGTCTCGTTCGACGAACGGTTCGCCTTCGGCGTCGCCCGGCTGCTGGCACGCTGA